The stretch of DNA CCCCAGGAGTGGGCTGAAAAGCCGGGGGCTGGAGCCGCAGGGCGCGGCGGCCAGGGGGAGGCTGCCCAACTTTATGCTGGAGGCTGAGCCCCAGGGGTGTGCAGCACAGTCGTCCCCCCCCCGCAAGGGTGACGTCCCACCCCGGTGCACAGAGGCAGGCAGCTGTGCACACCCATGTAcacacacacgcgtgtgcacatgcatgcacacgcaCAACGAGGCAGCGCAGCAGCTACAGCCGAGCTGTCTTTGCCGTCTCCTCTCCCCCCGCACTGCCAGCGAGGCTGAGCCCAAGGGGACTGCGGTCCCGAGTCACCCCACGCACAGTCGGACCCAGTCTTGCCTCCCTCGCACATTGGGAACCACGGCTTTGTTTTGGGGGGGACAGAAGCCACGTCCTACAGCTCACATGTTGCCCACCCCGCTGGCCGATGGGGATGGCTCTCGGGAGGCAGGGACAGGCTTCCCCAAGGGACGGAGCAGGTCACTTTGAGAGGGGATGGGTGTACGATCACCCCTTCTCATGGAGGCTGTCCTGGCTGGCAGCCCTCCCTGCCGGGACAGGTTGGGGGGCTGCAGCCAACCCACCCCCCTGGTGTCTCAGCATGCCAGGACGGGGGTTTTGGGGATCACCTCACCCTCCTGGCAGCCCTAGGGTGAAGCGGGGGCTCGCCCTATGCAAGGGGCTGGGGATGTGGGCTGCCACCCACGGGGGAATCGAGCAGGGCAGGTGGGGGGGGACCAGACCCCTTTACCTGGAGACAGTCATCTCTGTCTGGGGACCCTGCGCCTTCTCCAGGCCCAGCTTGGTGAAGATGCCCACCAGCACCATGATGGCCACCACGCCGCAGATGATGTAGACGATCATGTTGGTCTTGTCGCGAGTGGGGTCCTCGGGGGTCTCGTCCACCCGGGTGGGTGGCTGGCCCGTGTTGACCCAGTTGGGGGTGTCGTAGTTGGAGCAGCCGCTCTGGTCCAGCCGCCCGGGCTTGAACTGGCAGCAGAAGCGGTACCCGCAGGTCCCGCAGCAGTACTGGTAGATGCCGGCGTTGCAGTTGAACGGCGGGTCCCACTGCCCCATCACGTCGTAGTAACCGCGGCAGCGGTCCCCCGCCGGCGGTGCCGCCCTGGTGGGCGCGGGGGCCGTGGGCTCCGCCGCCGGTGCCCGGCTGCCGTTCCCGCTCTCGCCGGGCCGCCCGGTGCTGCGCTCGCCGCTCCACACCCGGCCCGgctccagcagcaccaggcagcagATGCCCACGACGTAGCTCGGCTCCATCCGCCCGCGGCTCCGGGGGGCCATCCGGGCGAGGGGGCGA from Harpia harpyja isolate bHarHar1 chromosome 6, bHarHar1 primary haplotype, whole genome shotgun sequence encodes:
- the SHISA8 gene encoding protein shisa-8 isoform X2 translates to MAPRSRGRMEPSYVVGICCLVLLEPGRVWSGERSTGRPGESGNGSRAPAAEPTAPAPTRAAPPAGDRCRGYYDVMGQWDPPFNCNAGIYQYCCGTCGYRFCCQFKPGRLDQSGCSNYDTPNWVNTGQPPTRVDETPEDPTRDKTNMIVYIICGVVAIMVLVGIFTKLGLEKAQGPQTEMTVSRTLTDLLKQPGHSPSEHMDGLMGGVQVPLGEGLARGPPRNGTDKPPLDNAVAIGPPLGRPHSHSKRLPLASSLALPAPAYAAYAALKAGGMGAAGCAAPSRRHCGPGRPSHLGNKFWPFSAHPMIEAEPGACQLSSALLGGRGPTLDRLQLPGMGGNILLGPGTPT